A region of Bacillus cabrialesii DNA encodes the following proteins:
- the fumC gene encoding class II fumarate hydratase, with amino-acid sequence MGYRIEKDTFGEIKVPADKFWGAQTQRSKENFMIGSEKMPERIVRAFAILKRSTAIANNQLGNLDSEKTEVITAVCDEILEGKYDDNFPLVVWQTGSGTQSNMNVNEVIANLATALLKEKGSTQTIHPNDDVNRSQSSNDTFPTAMHVAGVLAIYEQLVPALDELRNTLDEKAKKFNDIVKIGRTHLQDATPLTLGQEISGWVYMIDRSKEMIVEATEKMRELAIGGTAVGTGINAHPQFGEVVSEEISKFTGQLFRSSPNKFHALTSHDEITYVHGAMKALAADLMKIANDVRWLASGPRCGIGEISIPENEPGSSIMPGKVNPTQCEALTMIAAQIMGNDATIGFAASQGNFELNVFKPVIIYNFLQSVQLLSDGIKSFHDHCAVGIEPNEKTIKENLSNSLMLVTALNPYIGYENSAKIAKFAHKEGLTLKEAAVQLELLTEEQFDEMVKPEDMVKPNI; translated from the coding sequence ATGGGCTATCGAATTGAAAAGGATACTTTTGGAGAAATAAAGGTGCCTGCTGATAAGTTTTGGGGCGCCCAAACACAACGTAGTAAAGAGAACTTCATGATAGGTTCTGAAAAAATGCCAGAACGTATTGTTAGGGCTTTTGCTATATTGAAGCGTAGTACAGCTATTGCTAATAATCAACTAGGTAATTTGGATAGTGAAAAAACAGAGGTTATTACAGCAGTTTGTGATGAAATTCTTGAAGGCAAATATGATGACAATTTTCCACTCGTTGTTTGGCAGACGGGAAGCGGTACACAAAGCAATATGAATGTTAATGAAGTGATAGCAAATCTTGCAACAGCTTTATTAAAAGAGAAAGGCTCTACACAAACCATACATCCAAATGATGATGTCAACCGCAGTCAAAGCTCGAATGACACTTTCCCTACAGCGATGCATGTTGCGGGTGTATTAGCCATCTATGAACAATTAGTTCCTGCGCTGGATGAACTTCGGAACACATTAGATGAAAAAGCAAAAAAATTCAATGACATTGTAAAAATAGGCCGAACACATCTTCAAGATGCTACACCTTTAACCCTTGGACAAGAAATTAGCGGTTGGGTATATATGATTGATCGTTCGAAAGAAATGATAGTGGAAGCAACTGAAAAAATGCGCGAGCTTGCTATCGGGGGTACGGCTGTAGGGACAGGTATTAATGCACATCCACAGTTTGGAGAAGTTGTCTCAGAGGAAATCTCGAAGTTTACAGGCCAACTTTTTAGAAGCTCACCTAATAAATTTCATGCATTGACTAGTCATGATGAAATAACGTATGTACATGGTGCTATGAAAGCATTAGCCGCTGACTTAATGAAAATTGCAAACGATGTTAGATGGCTTGCAAGCGGTCCCCGCTGCGGGATCGGGGAAATTTCAATCCCGGAAAATGAGCCTGGCAGCTCCATCATGCCTGGTAAAGTTAACCCTACTCAATGTGAAGCCCTTACCATGATTGCGGCGCAAATTATGGGGAATGATGCAACTATTGGTTTTGCTGCAAGTCAGGGAAACTTTGAACTCAATGTATTTAAACCAGTTATTATCTATAATTTCCTTCAATCCGTGCAGTTACTAAGTGATGGAATCAAATCTTTCCATGATCATTGTGCGGTTGGTATTGAACCTAATGAGAAAACCATAAAAGAAAACCTTTCTAATTCTTTGATGCTTGTCACAGCATTGAATCCTTACATCGGATATGAAAATTCCGCAAAAATTGCGAAGTTTGCTCATAAAGAAGGCTTAACGTTAAAAGAAGCTGCCGTGCAACTCGAGTTATTAACGGAAGAACAATTTGATGAGATGGTTAAGCCAGAAGATATGGTGAAACCAAACATTTAA
- a CDS encoding MBL fold metallo-hydrolase, translating into MNIQQIRNATLVVKYAGKTFLIDPMLAEKGAYPPFPHAPRQDQNNPLVELPAAVDHIINNIDAVIVTHLHLDHWDEAAKEVLPKDIKLFSQNEEDAKEIRNAGFKNVEVLTKDTVFEGIQLIKTKGEHGRGDILKLAGLVCGVVFKHKSEKTLYIAGDTVWYDAIQEEIDTHQPDIIVVNGGDNQFFEGGSLVMGKEDIFETHKAAPSAKMIVSHMEAVNHWGLSREELKSFITEKGISSHVLVPDDGESYSF; encoded by the coding sequence ATGAACATACAACAAATCCGTAATGCCACACTTGTTGTCAAATATGCAGGTAAAACGTTTTTAATAGATCCCATGTTAGCTGAGAAAGGGGCTTATCCTCCTTTCCCACATGCCCCAAGACAGGATCAAAACAACCCTTTGGTTGAATTGCCAGCCGCTGTTGACCATATTATTAACAATATTGATGCTGTTATTGTTACCCATCTACACCTTGATCATTGGGATGAGGCAGCTAAAGAGGTATTGCCAAAAGATATCAAGCTGTTCTCCCAAAATGAAGAAGATGCAAAAGAAATACGAAATGCCGGATTCAAAAATGTCGAGGTGTTAACAAAAGACACGGTTTTTGAAGGTATTCAGCTTATTAAAACAAAAGGCGAACACGGAAGAGGAGACATTTTAAAACTCGCAGGCCTTGTATGTGGCGTTGTATTCAAACACAAAAGTGAGAAAACATTATATATAGCCGGAGATACAGTCTGGTATGATGCGATTCAAGAAGAGATTGATACCCATCAGCCGGACATCATTGTCGTAAATGGCGGGGATAATCAATTCTTTGAAGGCGGTTCTCTCGTCATGGGTAAAGAAGATATCTTTGAAACGCATAAGGCTGCTCCATCAGCAAAAATGATTGTGAGCCACATGGAGGCTGTTAACCATTGGGGATTATCTAGAGAAGAATTAAAATCATTTATTACTGAAAAAGGAATCTCCTCTCATGTGTTAGTGCCTGATGATGGCGAATCATATTCATTTTAA
- a CDS encoding LysR family transcriptional regulator: MEWEQLEYFQTLARIQHVTKAAETLSITQPALSRSIVRLENHLGVPLFDRQGRSIKLNKYGEIFLKRVDSMIQEYTEGKEEIQSLLKPDQGEVSLGFLHTLGTTIVPHLIGTFKDRYPNVHFQLNQSHSNLLLDKLKSGELDLCLLASFPAESNIMWKPLWQEELFLFLPKNHVLAAREDITLTEIANEPFVLMKEGFALRVTIDHIFEQVHITPNIVFEGEEAATIAGFVAAGLGVSILPDFKGLDQTNIAKVRISWPRFERVVGISWIEGKYLSPVTENFKQYIINQFPQID, from the coding sequence ATGGAATGGGAACAATTAGAGTACTTCCAAACTCTTGCTCGTATACAGCATGTAACGAAAGCTGCTGAAACATTATCAATTACACAGCCAGCACTTTCTCGATCTATTGTTAGATTAGAAAATCATTTAGGTGTTCCGCTTTTTGATAGACAAGGCCGGTCCATTAAATTAAATAAGTATGGGGAAATATTCCTCAAGAGGGTTGATTCCATGATTCAAGAATATACAGAAGGAAAGGAAGAAATTCAATCTCTTTTAAAACCGGATCAAGGTGAAGTGTCTTTAGGCTTTTTACACACCCTGGGCACAACAATCGTTCCACATTTAATTGGAACGTTTAAAGACCGTTACCCAAACGTTCATTTTCAACTAAACCAGTCTCACTCTAATTTGCTTTTAGATAAACTAAAATCTGGTGAACTTGATCTCTGCCTACTTGCTTCTTTTCCAGCCGAATCAAATATAATGTGGAAACCCTTATGGCAGGAGGAGCTCTTTTTATTTTTGCCAAAAAACCATGTGTTAGCTGCTCGTGAGGATATTACGTTAACCGAAATTGCTAATGAACCTTTTGTTTTAATGAAAGAAGGTTTCGCTCTTCGAGTGACAATAGATCATATTTTTGAACAGGTTCATATTACCCCAAACATTGTATTTGAAGGTGAAGAAGCTGCTACAATCGCAGGTTTTGTCGCAGCGGGTCTTGGCGTTTCAATTCTTCCTGATTTTAAAGGCTTAGACCAAACAAATATCGCAAAGGTACGTATTAGTTGGCCAAGGTTTGAGCGTGTAGTCGGTATTTCTTGGATTGAAGGGAAGTATCTATCACCTGTTACTGAAAACTTCAAGCAATATATCATCAATCAGTTTCCTCAAATAGATTGA